A stretch of Mycobacterium sp. ITM-2016-00316 DNA encodes these proteins:
- a CDS encoding alkaline phosphatase translates to MSTNLSRRALLGGALAVAAVPLVGFGRSGSPADPFTLGVASGEPVPDGAVIWTRLAPVPLADDGHGGMPWRTVDVEWEVATDDRFRGVEQRGMAVAAPESAHSVRIELAGLRPGTEYFYRFRTGGYLSATGRTHTAPEPGALAPLTMCVASCSNYEQGWFTGYRRLAEDHPDLVVHLGDYQYEYAGRDGGVRRHIGPETVTLAHYRQRFAQYKTDPDLQAAHAAAPWLVVFDDHELDNNWAADTPEEPQPGFPARRAAAMQAYYENMPLRAPARPQGAAMQLYRRVQWGALATIHMLDTRQYRTDQACGDAYDADCPELNSAGRTLTGAAQERWLLDGLRDSRARWDILGQQVFFAPLDVVAGPRRGVNADAWDGYTAGRDRITAGLAGARNPVVLTGDVHSHWAAEISDPRTGPVATELVTTSISSGGDGSDSRPDVDAILPENPHIKYFSNRRGYVRTRITADELRADFRTLPFVTRPGAPARTDATFVIADRAPVLT, encoded by the coding sequence GTGTCGACGAATCTCAGCCGCCGGGCGTTGCTCGGCGGGGCCCTGGCCGTCGCGGCGGTTCCGCTGGTCGGCTTCGGCCGGTCCGGTTCGCCCGCCGACCCGTTCACCCTCGGGGTGGCCTCCGGTGAACCGGTCCCCGATGGCGCGGTGATCTGGACGCGACTGGCGCCGGTCCCGCTGGCCGATGACGGCCACGGCGGAATGCCCTGGCGGACGGTCGATGTCGAGTGGGAGGTCGCCACCGACGACCGCTTCCGCGGTGTCGAACAGCGCGGGATGGCGGTGGCCGCACCGGAATCGGCGCATTCGGTGCGCATCGAACTCGCCGGCCTGCGTCCGGGCACCGAGTACTTCTACCGGTTTCGCACCGGTGGGTACCTGTCGGCGACCGGGCGGACCCACACGGCACCGGAGCCCGGCGCGCTCGCGCCCCTGACGATGTGTGTCGCGTCGTGCTCGAACTATGAACAGGGCTGGTTCACCGGCTACCGACGACTCGCCGAGGACCACCCGGATCTCGTGGTGCACCTGGGTGACTACCAGTACGAGTACGCCGGCCGTGACGGCGGTGTGCGCAGGCACATAGGACCGGAAACCGTCACGCTGGCCCACTACCGCCAGCGGTTCGCGCAGTACAAGACCGATCCCGATCTGCAGGCCGCACACGCCGCCGCACCGTGGCTGGTGGTGTTCGACGACCACGAACTGGACAACAACTGGGCCGCCGATACGCCCGAGGAACCACAACCGGGCTTCCCCGCCCGGCGCGCCGCGGCGATGCAGGCCTACTACGAGAACATGCCGCTGCGGGCCCCGGCACGGCCGCAAGGGGCCGCGATGCAGCTCTACCGGCGCGTGCAGTGGGGCGCGCTGGCGACCATTCACATGCTCGACACCCGCCAGTACCGGACCGATCAGGCCTGCGGCGATGCGTATGACGCCGACTGCCCGGAGCTCAACTCCGCGGGACGCACACTGACCGGGGCCGCGCAGGAACGCTGGCTGCTCGACGGCCTGCGGGATTCACGGGCCCGCTGGGACATCCTCGGCCAGCAGGTGTTCTTCGCGCCGCTGGATGTGGTGGCGGGACCCCGACGCGGCGTCAACGCCGACGCATGGGACGGATACACAGCCGGCCGCGACCGGATCACCGCCGGGCTGGCGGGTGCGCGCAACCCCGTCGTGCTGACCGGCGATGTGCACTCGCATTGGGCCGCGGAGATCAGCGATCCCCGGACGGGGCCGGTGGCAACGGAATTGGTGACGACATCGATCTCGTCGGGTGGAGACGGTTCGGACTCCCGCCCGGATGTGGACGCGATCCTTCCGGAGAATCCGCACATCAAATATTTCAGCAACCGCAGGGGCTACGTCCGCACCCGCATCACGGCCGACGAACTGCGAGCCGACTTCCGGACGCTACCGTTCGTGACCCGTCCCGGTGCGCCGGCACGCACGGATGCGACGTTCGTCATCGCCGACCGCGCCCCGGTCCTCACGTGA